One window of Xylocopa sonorina isolate GNS202 chromosome 9, iyXylSono1_principal, whole genome shotgun sequence genomic DNA carries:
- the LOC143426632 gene encoding uncharacterized protein LOC143426632 isoform X1, giving the protein MNTMIRGWILCSLLLLVYVQECWQLVIKSVNVPPTVKADETDYVILDCDYDLENTPSRGLVVKWFFNTNEVAYQWIYGRKPLAGDTTRKYVDLQYKASDNPYTQYRAMKLNKPGIDLTGEYSCVISTFADERSGNASMVVYSTEDKFDLSYRKKSIEDKDGVEITCRAEGLYPLPTLDISIDGVPEKQTPKPSVTLRDDGLYDIVSRTALLDEDLPEAAIVKCLLGIPKANYISHKIVYYPGPPTTTSTATTKLPHKMEIQALDNSEPGDGGGNFSGRLSINVVLVMMHLALVHMFN; this is encoded by the exons AATGCTGGCAGCTAGTGATAAAAAGCGTGAACGTACCGCCGACGGTGAAGGCCGACGAGACCGATTACGTGATCTTGGACTGCGACTACGATCTCGAGAACACGCCTAGCAGAGGGCTGGTCGTGAAATGGTTCTTCAACACCAACGAAGTGGCTTACCAATGGATATACGGGAGGAAACCGTTAGCCGGGGACACCACGCGGAAGTACGTCGACCTGCAGTACAAAGCCAGCGACAATCCGTACACCCAGTACCGAGCCATGAAATTGAATAAGCCCGGTATCGATCTTACCGGCGAGTACTCGTGCGTCATATCCACTTTCGCGGACGAACGGTCTGGGAACGCCTCCATGGTTGTGTACT CGACGGAGGACAAATTCGATCTTTCGTACAGAAAGAAGAGTATAGAGGATAAGGATGGGGTGGAAATAACGTGCAGAGCAGAGGGGCTATATCCATTACCCACGCTGGATATATCCATCGA TGGTGTTCCGGAAAAGCAGACACCGAAGCCCAGCGTTACGCTGCGTGACGATGGACTCtacgatatcgtatcacgaacGGCCTTACTGGACGAAGATTTACCGGAAGCAGCGATTGTCAAATGCCTGCTAGGTATACCCAAGGCGAACTACATTTCCCACAAAATCGTCTACTACCCCG GACCGCCTACTACTACCTCAACCGCTACAACGAAGCTGCCGCACAAAATGGAGATCCAAGCGCTAGACAACTCAGAGCCTGGCGATGGTGGTG GAAATTTCTCTGGTCGATTGTCAATTAACGTCGTACTAGTCATGATGCATTTGGCGCTGGTCCACATGTTCAATTAA
- the LOC143426632 gene encoding uncharacterized protein LOC143426632 isoform X2 produces MNTMIRGWILCSLLLLVYVQECWQLVIKSVNVPPTVKADETDYVILDCDYDLENTPSRGLVVKWFFNTNEVAYQWIYGRKPLAGDTTRKYVDLQYKASDNPYTQYRAMKLNKPGIDLTGEYSCVISTFADERSGNASMVVYSTEDKFDLSYRKKSIEDKDGVEITCRAEGLYPLPTLDISIDGVPEKQTPKPSVTLRDDGLYDIVSRTALLDEDLPEAAIVKCLLGIPKANYISHKIVYYPGNFSGRLSINVVLVMMHLALVHMFN; encoded by the exons AATGCTGGCAGCTAGTGATAAAAAGCGTGAACGTACCGCCGACGGTGAAGGCCGACGAGACCGATTACGTGATCTTGGACTGCGACTACGATCTCGAGAACACGCCTAGCAGAGGGCTGGTCGTGAAATGGTTCTTCAACACCAACGAAGTGGCTTACCAATGGATATACGGGAGGAAACCGTTAGCCGGGGACACCACGCGGAAGTACGTCGACCTGCAGTACAAAGCCAGCGACAATCCGTACACCCAGTACCGAGCCATGAAATTGAATAAGCCCGGTATCGATCTTACCGGCGAGTACTCGTGCGTCATATCCACTTTCGCGGACGAACGGTCTGGGAACGCCTCCATGGTTGTGTACT CGACGGAGGACAAATTCGATCTTTCGTACAGAAAGAAGAGTATAGAGGATAAGGATGGGGTGGAAATAACGTGCAGAGCAGAGGGGCTATATCCATTACCCACGCTGGATATATCCATCGA TGGTGTTCCGGAAAAGCAGACACCGAAGCCCAGCGTTACGCTGCGTGACGATGGACTCtacgatatcgtatcacgaacGGCCTTACTGGACGAAGATTTACCGGAAGCAGCGATTGTCAAATGCCTGCTAGGTATACCCAAGGCGAACTACATTTCCCACAAAATCGTCTACTACCCCG GAAATTTCTCTGGTCGATTGTCAATTAACGTCGTACTAGTCATGATGCATTTGGCGCTGGTCCACATGTTCAATTAA